The Saccharothrix violaceirubra genome segment ACCCCGGCACCGGAAGACCGGTCCGCCGAGGCCGAGGTCGACGAGTTCACCCGGTGGAACCGGGAGATCAGAGCCTGGGCACGCGAACAGGCGTCGAGCGAATGACTCGCGGTGCCTGAACGCACAACTCGCGGTGTCTGAGTGCATAACTCGCGCGGTTGGAGGAGGTCAGGCCAGGGAGAAGGCGATGCCGTCCAGGATGTCGTGCTCACTGGCCACCAGCTCGGTCACCCCGACGGACGCCAGGTGCTCGGCCAACGTCCGCACCACCAAAGCCCCACCGCAGATGACATCCACCCGCCCGGGGTGCATCGCACCCAGAGCCGCCCGCTCCTCCCGCGTCATCGACAACAACCGCGACGTGGTCTCCCGGACCTCGTCGACCGTCAACCGCGCCAAGTGGATCGAGTACGGGTCGTAGGCGGTCAACCCCTGAGCCACGGCCACCAGCGTGGTGACCGTCCCCGCGACCCCGATCCACGTCCGGGCCTTCTCCACCGGCACGGCCGCGAAAGCCTCGGCCAACACCGAAGAAGCCACCGAGACGGCCCGCGACACCTCGGCCTCCGTGGGCGGGTCGGAAGCCAGGCACCGCTCGGTGATCCGCACGCACCCGATGTCCACCGACCGGGCCGCCGCGACCTCCCCGCGGACACCGTCCCAGTCGCCCAACACCAACTCGGTGGACCCGCCACCGATGTCGGACACCAGGAACGGCCCGCCGGAAGAGTCCACATCGGACACCGCGCCGGTGAAGGACAACCGGGCCTCCTCGTCCCCCGAGATCACCTCGGCCGAGACGCCCAGCACCTCACGGGTCATCGAGAAGAACTCGTCCTGGTTCGCCGCGTCGCGCGTCGCGGACGTGGCCACCATCCGGACCCGCTCGGCTCCCTTGCGCCGCAACACGTTCGTGTAGTCGACCAACGCCGCACGGGTCCGCGCCAACGCCTCGGCGCTCAACACCCCGGTGGCGTCGACCCCCTGCCCCAGCCGGACGACCCGCATCTCCCGGTGCACGTCGCGCAACGACAGCGCACCGTCGTCCGACGTGGACACATCGGCGACCAGCAGACGAATCGAGTTCGTCCCGCAGTCGATCGCGGCAACACGCCCCATCAGGTCCTCCTCGTCGTGATCCGAGGAGAACCGTAACCGCTCAGGCCGACTTCATCGGGGTGATCGTGGACGACGACGTCGGCGCGCCCGCCACCGCCGTGGTGGTGGTCGTCGTCGTCGCGGTCGTCGTGGTCGTCACGCACGTCGACGGCACCGTGGTCGTGGTGGTCGTCGTCGAGCTGGACGCCGTCGCCGTGGTGGTCGACGTCGAGGTGGGCGTCGTGGTCGTCGGACACCCGGGGGTAGTGGTCGTCGTCGTAGTGGTCGTGGTGGT includes the following:
- a CDS encoding Ppx/GppA phosphatase family protein, giving the protein MGRVAAIDCGTNSIRLLVADVSTSDDGALSLRDVHREMRVVRLGQGVDATGVLSAEALARTRAALVDYTNVLRRKGAERVRMVATSATRDAANQDEFFSMTREVLGVSAEVISGDEEARLSFTGAVSDVDSSGGPFLVSDIGGGSTELVLGDWDGVRGEVAAARSVDIGCVRITERCLASDPPTEAEVSRAVSVASSVLAEAFAAVPVEKARTWIGVAGTVTTLVAVAQGLTAYDPYSIHLARLTVDEVRETTSRLLSMTREERAALGAMHPGRVDVICGGALVVRTLAEHLASVGVTELVASEHDILDGIAFSLA